Proteins from a genomic interval of Chroococcidiopsis thermalis PCC 7203:
- a CDS encoding MGMT family protein: protein MSTYNTIYNIVRQIPRGKVATYGQIADLANLYGKARLVGYALYRVDKNSDIPWQRVINAKGEISYSPLRHGADYLQKTLLEQEGIKFNSAGKINLKEYLWHPSRDMLHGTILSSLDL from the coding sequence ATGTCTACCTACAATACCATCTACAACATAGTGCGCCAAATTCCTAGAGGAAAAGTAGCCACCTACGGACAAATAGCAGACTTAGCAAATCTCTATGGTAAAGCTCGTCTAGTCGGCTATGCTCTTTATCGCGTGGATAAAAACTCTGATATTCCCTGGCAGCGAGTGATTAATGCAAAAGGCGAAATCTCCTATTCACCTCTGCGACATGGTGCAGACTACTTACAAAAAACGTTGCTAGAGCAAGAAGGAATAAAATTCAACTCAGCCGGAAAAATCAATCTTAAAGAATATCTGTGGCATCCTTCTAGAGACATGCTGCATGGAACTATCTTAAGTTCTCTCGATCTATAG
- a CDS encoding cellulase family glycosylhydrolase has product MNLTRRQLIQAGSYAAMGAIATHLLPANSAASEPFYGINAFYLLTESYRKAKENPQANLRQTIRKYLQDELGLARLRDRSKINAIRFLAGNNYPSDKRQTVKKGVNRPFHFDAMLWTTAQQMDRRVLDVLDAMMQSLAEMEFYIVPVLANYWIEYGGILRYLEWVSKIEREEWFDAYCNRKDEEYYLKYSLDFYTSPAIEKLFQTHIQPVLQVCRKYSQVAILDIMNEPRGKNRYSMENQKIENNLYSHQIVAQWLNRQASFVKRSLPKVNITTGEEGWLNSPIDLQLNYLKNESQYYEGIDLKTNLFAPNSTLTMGSIHMYTHEAVEFNKPNECGRRFRDRRGWDYLLQSDRPQTPESYVKMGEEWIKSRATVFGNKPWYLGEMGWCRCQSETDRSPLPATVLQKERIPIYRNWAEQAFQLGAKGVFLWELAGITHRDEFYAMNLNQIIDVFPR; this is encoded by the coding sequence ATGAATCTAACTAGAAGGCAATTAATTCAAGCTGGATCGTATGCAGCGATGGGAGCGATCGCCACTCATTTACTACCTGCTAATAGTGCAGCTTCCGAACCTTTTTATGGAATTAATGCTTTCTATCTTTTGACAGAAAGCTATCGGAAAGCAAAGGAAAATCCTCAAGCTAATCTACGTCAAACCATCCGCAAATACCTGCAAGACGAACTGGGATTAGCGAGATTACGCGATCGCAGTAAAATTAATGCAATTCGGTTTCTTGCTGGTAATAACTATCCCTCAGACAAAAGACAAACTGTAAAAAAGGGAGTCAATCGACCGTTTCATTTTGATGCCATGCTGTGGACGACGGCTCAACAAATGGATCGTCGAGTGCTAGATGTTTTAGACGCAATGATGCAGTCATTAGCCGAAATGGAATTCTATATCGTGCCTGTTTTGGCTAACTATTGGATCGAGTACGGTGGTATTCTTAGATATTTAGAATGGGTAAGCAAAATCGAGCGAGAAGAATGGTTCGACGCTTATTGCAACCGCAAAGATGAAGAATATTATTTGAAATATAGCCTTGATTTTTATACAAGCCCAGCAATTGAAAAATTATTTCAAACTCACATTCAACCCGTACTTCAAGTTTGTCGAAAATATTCTCAAGTGGCAATTCTCGATATTATGAACGAACCACGGGGTAAGAATCGCTACAGTATGGAGAATCAAAAGATTGAGAACAATTTATATTCTCATCAAATAGTGGCTCAGTGGTTAAATCGTCAAGCTAGTTTTGTGAAAAGGAGTTTGCCAAAAGTTAATATTACTACAGGTGAAGAGGGTTGGTTGAATTCTCCTATAGACTTGCAATTAAATTATCTCAAAAACGAAAGCCAGTATTATGAAGGAATCGATCTAAAAACTAATCTGTTTGCGCCAAATAGTACTTTGACAATGGGAAGCATCCACATGTATACCCATGAAGCAGTAGAATTTAACAAACCTAACGAGTGTGGTAGACGATTCCGCGATCGCCGTGGTTGGGATTATTTACTACAATCAGATCGCCCCCAGACTCCCGAAAGTTACGTAAAAATGGGAGAAGAATGGATAAAATCTCGCGCTACTGTATTTGGTAATAAACCTTGGTATTTAGGAGAAATGGGCTGGTGTCGCTGTCAGTCAGAAACAGATCGTTCTCCTCTCCCAGCTACTGTATTACAAAAAGAACGAATTCCAATTTATCGAAACTGGGCAGAACAGGCTTTTCAATTGGGAGCAAAAGGCGTATTTTTGTGGGAATTAGCAGGGATAACACACCGCGATGAATTTTACGCCATGAACCTGAATCAAATTATTGACGTATTTCCACGATGA